Proteins encoded by one window of Engraulis encrasicolus isolate BLACKSEA-1 chromosome 21, IST_EnEncr_1.0, whole genome shotgun sequence:
- the LOC134437658 gene encoding uncharacterized protein LOC134437658, protein MFRIEEARRCLSCSTVYPVKVYEDSVRRSVSLPLLVDGQDWQPRYHGAQRCLSPALSISSSLAYSEDFMTACSRLSACSSLALSLSSSLESISACSRLSACSSFALSLSSSLGSEALMSARSEVSPTLCPSPVVSRACTPLMDPTSPGPCSPMMDPAMIRHAAHSTNSLFEVTLSKLCKMEACRADNASAQEEQEEVNEVEEKKEKREKKAGRMKRWRRAVRRAGHFFCCCWGRRVEEEEER, encoded by the exons ATG TTTAGAATAGAGGAAGCAAGGAGATGCTTGTCATGTTCAACTGTTTATCCTGTGAAG GTCTATGAGGACTCTGTACGGCGATCTGTGAGCCTGCCACTTCTGGTGGATGGGCAAGATTGGCAGCCACGCTACCATGGAGCCCAGAGatgcctctctcctgctctctccatctcgtcGTCATTGGCCTATTCTGAGGACTTTATGACCGCATGCAGTCGGCTGTCTGCATGCTCTTCCCTCGCTCTGTCCCTCAGCAGCTCCTTGGAGTCCATTTCTGCATGCAGTCGGCTGTCTGCATGCTCCTCGTTTGCTCTGTCCCTCAGCAGCTCTTTGGGCTCCGAGGCCCTCATGTCTGCCCGAAGTGAGGTGTCTCCTACACTCTGCCCCTCCCCTGTTGTCTCGCGAGCCTGCACCCCTCTGATGGACCCCACTTCTCCAGGACCCTGCTCCCCTATGATGGACCCCGCCATGATCCGCCATGCAGCACATTCCACCAACTCTCTGTTTGAAGTCACGCTCAGCAAACTGTGCAAG ATGGAGGCATGCAGAGCGGACAACGCCTCAGCTcaggaagaacaggaggaggtgaatgaagtggaggagaagaaggagaaaagggaGAAGAAGGCAGGAAgaatgaagagatggagaagggcaGTGAGGAGGGCAGGTCatttcttctgctgctgctgggggaggagagtggaggaggaggaggagagatga